TTTTCTCGTCAATGGCCAAAGGATGGCTTTCTATATTTGCTTCATCCACTACATACAAACCATAAGTGTCGCAAAGATCTAACCAATAAGGATCGTTAGGATAATGGGAACTACGTACAGCATTAATGTTATTTTGCTTCATTAGCATAATATCTTTTTCCATAGACTCTTTTGAAACAACATGACCAGTTAGAGGATCAGTTTCATGCCTATCTACACCTTTTATATATATAGGTTTTCCGTTTATTAAGACTTGACTATTTATTATCTCTACTCTTTTAAAACCGATATTTCGCTTTATAAACTGACTATTTTCCTCATTGCTAGGGTCTTTCATAGAAATAATCAGTTGATACAAGTTAGGTTGTTCAGCTGACCATTGCTTTACATTATCAATGATTTTATCCGTAGAAAAAGCAACTTGGGATAACGCAGAAATTTCGATTGAATTCTCAGTTTTATGAATAGATTGATTCCCATCCATCAATTCTACAGTTAAAAGTCTATTTACCGTTTTGTCAGCATTGTTTTGGATATAAACAGTATCCTTAAATATCCCATTAGCATAGGTATCATCTAAATTAGTGTAGGCATAATAATCGGATACAAACACCTTAGGCCTGGTATACAGATAAACGTCTCTTTCTATACCGCTCATCCGTAACATATCTTGACTTTCCAAATAGCTGGCATCACTCCATCTAAATAATTGTAAGGCAATTAGGTTTTTACCTACGGATAGGTAATTAGTTATATTAAATTCTGCTGGGGTCTTACTACCTTGAGAATATCCAACATATTGACCATTTATATACACATACATGGCAGATTTAGCACCGGCAAAATGCAAAATAACGTCCTCAGACAAGAATTCCTTTGCTAACAAAATTTCCTTGCGATACGTACCAACAGGGTTATAATCTTCAGGCACATTGGGCCATTTTGTATCAAAAGGATACCGTTCATCTAAATAAATAGGGTGGTCATAACCTTCTACCTCCCAGTTTGCAGGAACTGGAATAGTGTCCCAATTACTATCATCAAAATCTTTATTTTGAAATGCTGAAGGTCTTTGCTTAGGGTCTTTTACAAAATTGAATTTCCAATCACCATTTAAGTTAAAGAAACGACTAGAATTTTCTTTTTGGAGAATTTCCTTAGATTCAAAACCAAAAAAAGTAGCTCTTGGCGATAATTTATTTTCTTCAAAAATTTGATGATTAAAATGGTTTTTTTGCTCGGGGACTGATAATAATGGTTTTTGACCAAAACTAAAAAAGGTTATGACGCAAGTGAAAAATAAAAATTGTAGTTTCATTGGTAGTAATATTTCTAAAAATTAATAGGTAGTCATAAAGTTCTCAGCAAGAATTTTTTTAAGATAAAAAATAAGCTCTTGTGCGTTTTCTTTAGTAAAAACCATAGGTGGCTTTATCTTTATAACATTATGGTCGGGTCCGTCTGTACTCAGTAAAATACCATGGTCTTTCATTCTGTTTGCCAAATAATCCGCGTGTTTACCAAGCGGGTTATTTTCAAAATCTACCAATTCAAAACCTAAGAAAAGTCCTTGCCCTCTAACATCACCAATTATTTGAAATTCAATGGCTAATTTTTGTAGTTCTGTTTTTAGATATTCTCCTATTTTCAGCGCATGGTTTTGCAAGCCCTCCCTTTTTACTGTTCTAAGCACTTCCGCACCAATTGCACATGAAACCGGATTCCCCCCAAAGGTGTTAAAGTATTCCATACCATTTGCAAACTTTTCCGCTACTTCTGGAGTGCAGGCCACTGCCGCTAATGGATGGCCATTTCCTAAAGGCTTGCCAATTGTAATAATATCGGGAATTACGTTATGCAATTGAAAACCCCAAAATGTTTTACCTAATCGTCCACAACCTACTTGTACCTCATCTGATATACAAAGTCCGCCTGCTGCTCTAATATACTGATACGCCTTTTGTAAAAAACCTTTAGGCAATTCTATTTGCCCTCCACAGCTTATAATTGGTTCAACTATTAATGCGCCAATTCCACGACCCTTAGATTGCACAATGTCAATCTGTTTCTTTACTTCTTTTGCATACAATTCGCCCGTATTTTCTCCTTTATATTTTCCGCGAAACGAATCTGGCAATGGAAAAATATGGGTATGTTCCGGGGCTCCTTTTCCTCCTTTACCATCAAACTTGTAAGAACTTATATCTATACACATATTCGAGTTGCCATGATAACCTACCTCCGAAGCAATTATATCTTTTTCATTGGTTACGGATTTTACCATCCTTATTGCCAACTCATTGGCTTCACTTCCAGAATTTACAAAATGAAGCACAGAAAGTTCTTTTGGCATGGTTTCAAGTAGTTCTTGGGCCAGTTCGTTAATATTGTCATGTAGATAGCGGGAATTGGTATTTATCAAAGCCATTTGTTGTTGACCTACCTTTACCACCGCTGAATGCTCGTGACCCACATGAGCAACATTGTTTACCGTATCTAAATACTTTCTGCCATACTGATCTAGAAGGTACTGTCCAGATCCGCGCACCATTTTAACAGGTACTTTATATTGTAAACTTAAACTTTTACCTAAATGATTTTTTCGATAAGTAATGAGCTCATCATTAGGAATTTCACTTTTCACTTCAATTTCATTGTTTTTAAAAAGTAACATCGGATTTGGACAGATTCCCTGCCAAACTTGCTTTTGATTAAAGTAGGCGACTCCGGGAAAATCTAATTTGTAATCTAACATTGATAGCATTACTTGAAAATGAAGATGAGGCGCCCAATTACCATTTTCAGTAGACTCACCTAAATTACCAATATGGTCACCCATTTTTATTTGGTCGCCAGTTTTAATTTTTGTTATACTACTTTTAGATAAGTGACCATATAAAGTATAAAATATTAGATCACCCTCGTTGTGCTTTAAAATGAGTAAGCCTCCATAGTTTTTAAAACTATTATCAAACACCGATGTTACAACTTCACCGTTTAATATTGCATGGACTGGGGTATTTGAAGACAACCAAAAATCTACTCCTAAATGTATGGTTCTATTTTCTCTGCCGTGGTTGCCTATTTTCTCAAAACTGGATGCAGTATAAAATGACCTTGGTTCCATATATCCCCCGGCCAATATATTTTCAGGATGTTGCTTTTGAAGTTTATCTAATTTATATTGAAAAAAATCCAAATCATTAAATTCACTTTCATGCCCAAGCCATTTGCTAGATACACTAAGATCAATATGATGAACTTGATTTTTCTGTAGCGTTGGAAAAAGTTGAGATAAATTTAAGTTCTTGCCCCTTGCCCAAATATTAAATTTCTTCTCCTTGGGATGACTATTAAAACCACACACTTCCCTAAAACTATAATATGCATAATCAGCACTTACTTTACGCCATTTTTTCAAAAGTTCCCAAGCAGGTGCTTCACTAATTAATAAATAAGAATTATCAGGTTCAGTAATCTTATTAATGGCCGATTTGGTCACAGAAATCACCAAACGCATTGCTATGCAAATATATAAATGCTCCAATTCCTGCGGTGTTAAGCTAAAGTTTTTATGATATCCCTTAACAATGGGCAAGGCAGCTTGTAGAGGGTCATTATGGTGCATTATAGCATAGGCACATGTTATAGCCAAATCATTAATAATTTGAGTATAAACCGAATCTCCATAGTCTATAGCAGAAACGACTTTAGGAGCTACCAGGCTCGCCGTAACAATGATATTATTATCATTGGCATCATTATGCATTACCGCCTTCCTTAATGTTGAATAAGCAGGCTGTGCATTTTTGAATGTATTCTGAAAATAGGTAAGAATTTCCTTTTCCTCATCTTTAAACAAATCTATATGCTTCTCCGTCCAAGCACCTTGCGCAACATCCCATTCAAAATCTCGGTTTGCTTCTGGATGGATAAAACCTTGTAATGCTTTGGTCAACTTTCCGCATTGCCTGCCTAAACTATATCTAAGGTCATCTAATTGCGGATTTATCCCACTCCAAACCCTTCCTTGTATCCAAGACAAGAGTCTAACTTTTCTAAGTTGTCCATAATCATCTACAAATTCTGAAATGGAGTTACCTTTAAAATCCGTTATTACTTTTGGGGTTATTAAATCTTTGGCGTTTAAAGATAAATGTTGTAAAATTTCTTGCTGAAAATTCAAATAACTTTCCTTCTCATCAGGTCTTGATATTTTGAGAATATAATCACTACCGTTATCGTCACTTATCTTAAAATTAAAATCCAATTCTCCGGGAAGTGCCTTAGCGGTACCTTTAATTCTAAAAAGATTCCAGGCAATTTTTACAGCTTGTATAGTGGTTATGTTCAACTTATTATAATCCATTTAATATATTTCTTTACTCTATTTGTATTAATCCTTTATAATCATTACTCTTAAATCCACATTTTCTATTATGTAGTTAAGATTTTAGTCGATTCTCCTTTTCCACTTTCCTTACATTTAAAATTGAATCAAAATCTATCCTTGAAATAAGTTTTTGTTCCTCTTCCATAGGATATTCAGGAAATGTAAATGTTTGAGAGATAATATACTCTCTTGATTTTTTTGGAAGTAACACTGTAGTTTTAGTGGTAATCTCAAAATTTAAACTATCTTTTATAATAACAGTACTAGGTTCTTTTGGTAGTCGCACCAAACCAAGAGTATTACTTTTAGATAGCTCTAGTTTTATTCGGTTATAATCTTTAAAAACATTCATACCTATATTAAATAATCTTCCTACAAATCTAGAATTTAAAATAAGGTCTTTCTTAGACTTGCTTGTAATTTTATACTTTATAAATGCGGTATTCCTAGATACAAAAAATAGATATTGTTGATTTCTAACACTGCTGTTCTTACATATCTGTACTAAATGATTGGCGTAACTTTTTTGACTTACCAAATCCTTTGTCCAATTAATGACTTCTTTTTGGTCTGATTTGCTGAATAAATATAACTCAATTAAATTAGGGTTGAGCCACCTACTGTTTTCTTGTGTCATTATGTAGACTTCCCCTTATTGTGAAAAAAATTGAGAACATTTTTTCCATTAAGCCCATAAAAATAAATATCTTGCACTTAATGGGACTATTTGATTTTAGGGACGTAAATAAAAGAAAAAAAAAGAAGGATAGGGTAATCATTGCTTGTACACCCTCTGGAATTCTTATTAACGATACGCCTATTAGTTTTCCTACAAACTACACCATCCTAAAGAATATATTAGGCGAGGCCTCTAGAATAGAACCTATTAAACAAACCAAAAACAACGTATATCTATGGGACGACCTTGGCATCTATTGCTCCACCGCCGATGCCCAGAAAATGTTAATGATATTGCTGGTAGAAGACAATAGATATGGCTTGGGACATCAACCAAAATCAAACTTCACCGGGATTGTAACAATAGACGACAAACCTATTGCCGAAAACATACAAAACGTGTCTCAAGACAGACCGTATATGATTCGTTCAATTAACAAAGAGAATAATCAAGTTGCAATTGCCTTAGGTTGGAATCCAGGAATTTAAGTGTATTTATTTTTATAAATGATAAAAATCATGTTTCTAAACTGTTAAATATAGAACCTTTGTAACTGAATTCTAGAAATCAGTTATTATGCTCAATCAAAGACTTTTCATTCTATTACTTTTTTTAATCATTCTAGGTTTTATTCCATTATCAGCACAAACACTAGAAGTAGATGCCGATGTTAGAGCCCGTTTTGAATACCGCCATGGATTCAACAACTTATTTCCAGACAATGCAGATCCTGCCGCTTTCGTAAATCAACGCACACGATTAGACTTTAATTATACCGCAGAAAAACTACAATTATTCATTGCTGTTCAAGATGTAAGTATTTGGGGTGACACAAGGCAAATTTTAGCTGTAGATGGCAACGATTCATTTTCCTTATTTGAGGCATGGGGCCAATTGCAGCTCAACGAAAACTGGTCTACCAAGTTAGGCCGTCAAGTGATTTCTTATGATGACCAACGTATTTTTGGTGGATTGGACTGGGCCATGCAGGGACGATTTCATGATGCCGCCATTATAAAATATAAGAAAGGTGATTTTATGCTGGATTTGGGCGGTGCCTTTAGTCAAGAATCAGAACGAAATGCAGGTAACGATTTCAATATTCAAGGTTTTTTTACCTATAAGGCTATGCAATACGCCTATCTAAAAAAAACTTGGGAAAAGAGTAGTGCGAGTCTTCTTTTCTTAAATACAGGATTTCAAGATTTTGATATTAACAATAGTGCAGACGGTGTTTCCTACAGACATACAATGGGGTCTTATTTTAAATTCCCAGTACAGAACGTAAACTTCGCAGGTAGTGCCTATTATCAGTTTGGAAAAGCAAATGCTGTAACGGATTTAGCTGCCTACCAACTTGCTCTGGAGGGTACCTACAAGGCAAATAAAATACTTTATGGCTTAGGTGTTGAAGTGTTAAGTGGAACAGATCAAGATGGTGCTACTGACAATAATTCTTTCTTCCCACTATATGGCACCAATCACAAGTTTAATGGTTTTATGGATTATTTTTACGTAGGAAACCATGCCAATAATGTGGGACTTAATGATGTGTATGCCAAAGCTATATTTACTACTGGAGAAAAATCTAACCTTTTGGTGAAAGCGCATTATTTTAGTGCCAATGCGGACCTTATAGGAAATGCTGATGCGTATTTAGGTACGGAAATAGATGTAGTGTATACCCGAGCATTAATGAAAAACGTGAAGCTAAATGTTGGCTACTCCCAAATGTTTGCCTCCGAAAGCATGAGTTTAATAAAAGGCGGAACACCCAATGATAATACCAATAATTGGGGATGGGTTCAATTGATCGTTAACCCGAATCTTTTTAAAACTGACTTGGGTGCATCAAATTAAAACTTAGCTATTTTAAAATTTTTAGGCGCAGTCGGTTTCGATTGCGCTTTTTTTATCCCCCAATGGCAATCATGCTTCTGTTATTATGCGAATCTGGGTCTTTAAATTGCTCCAAAGTTTCCATCCCGCTGCGGATTTTTTTCTTGGCCAGTACCGCTTTTTGAATTACGGTAGCTATCGATTTTCCTTCTCTCAGCGGTGTAAGCAAATCGGATTCCGAGGTGGAGAACAGACAGTTTTTAAGTTGCCCGTTAGCCGTTAACCGTATTCTATTACAACTATCGCAAAACGGATTGGTTACCGAACTAATGACCGCAAATGAGCCCTTATAGTTCTTTATTTGATAGTTCTTGGCGGTATCGTTAGGCGCATCCTTGAGGCGAACAAAACTATTTACATCGTAATGCGAATAGACTTCCTTTAAGATATCTTCGAGCGAAACCAATTTGTCCAAATTCCATTTGTTACCATCAAAAGGCATAAACTCAATAAAACGAATCTGCAAGGGATGTGTTTTTGTAAGTTCGATGAAATCTATAATCTCGTGTTCATTAAAGCCCTTCATGAGAACACAATTGACTTTTACGTCAAAACCTTCCTTGATCAACAATTGTATATTGTTATAGACTTTGGTAAAATAATCTCTACGGGTTATGGCCGTATTTTTATCATTATTTAAAGAATCCAAACTGACATTTATTTTCCGCAGACCGATTTTTTTGAACTGTTCGATAAACTTGTCAACGATGACCCCGTTAGTAGTAATGGCTAATTCCACGGGAAGTGTGGCCAATTTTTCCATAATCAGGCCCACATCTTTACGCACCAAGGGTTCCCCGCCCGTAAGTCGGATCTTGGTTACGCCGTTGTCAACAAATTCTTTGGCAATGGTATAGATTTCCTCATAGGTCATGATATGGGACTTTGGCGAAAGCGCAATCCCATCCGCGGGCATACAATACGTACACCGAAGATTACAGCGTTCTGTAAGTGATATACGTAAATAGGTATGTTCCCTGCCAAAAGTATCGGTCAAAATAGAGCTAGGTTTCATCATATTATTAGTGTCTCGCACCTTTTAAAATTCTAAAAACATGTAATACTGATGGAAATATAGCATCCATAGATTCCCGTGCACCATTAGTAGAGCCCGGTAATGCCAAAACCAAAGTATTTTTTATGGTTCCCGCCACACTTCTAGAAAGCATAGCATAAGGCATTCTTTCCTGTCCATATTTCCGAATAGCTTCCTCTATTCCAGGAATGGTTCTGTCCAACAAAGGTTTCAATGCCTCTGGCGTAACATCACGCATAGACAACCCCGTTCCGCCGGTGTAAATAATTAAATCTGCCCCATTGGCTTGGTAGTGTTTCGCCTTTTCCTGAATGATGGCTGCCTCATCTGGAATAATGATATAATCTTGTATGTTAACAGCGCATTCTTCTAATTTGGCAATGATAGCTTTACCTGCCCTGTCCTCTTTTTTTCCTTCTGTAATAGAATCGGAACAGACAATAATAACAGCATTAAGATCCCGCCTAAATTTATCCTGAAAACTAGATTTCCCTCCTTTTTTCTCTACAAGTTTAATATGAAACAATTCAATATCTTTATCTATTGGTTTTAGCATATCGTACATATTAAGAGCTACGACACTTGCCCCATGCATGGCCTCAACCTCAACACCAGTTTTATAAATGGTCTTTACGGTCACCAGAACGGTAATTTCCAAACCGTTAATCTCGTATTCGATTCCTGTAAATTCTATGGGCAAGGGATGACAATCGGGCAATAGTTCGGGCGTTTTTTTAACACCAAGTAGTCCCGCTGCCTTACTCATGGCTAAAACATCGCCCTTGGGCACAGTCTTGTTTAGAATCGCCTCGATCGTTTCTTGGCGACTCACTTTTACGATGGCCTGCGCCGTTGCTGTACGTAGCGTACTGCTTTTATGAGTGATATCTACCATGTAGCTAGCTGTTTACTTTCCATTGATGTGATTTGTCATCAAAAACCTCTTTCCCAAAAACAGGGACCTCTGCCTTAATGGCTTCTACAACATATTCCAATGCCTCAAAAACTATTTTTCTCCGTGGAGAGGACACGAATACGAACAGACAAATGTCGCCTGTTTTTACAACTCCTAAACTATGGTAAATATGCATACAGGTTAAGTTGTACTTATTAAACGTCGCCTCTCGTATTTCGTGAAATTTCTTGTTTGCCATTTTTTCATAGGCGGAATATTCTATGGCGGCAACAGCCTTACCGTCTATCTCATCGGCACGTACTTGCCCTAAAAAAATATTGTGTGCACCAATGTTTGTTTTTGATTGATGTTTGGCAATGGAATTGGCTATAAATTCCGATGCAATGGCCCCTTTTACAAATACGTTTTTATACTCCATTTTATTACTAATATAATTCTCAATTTCTTTATTACGTAACATTACAAATCAACCTCCTGCAAAAGGAGGCAAAAGTGCTATTTCTTGTCCGGTAAGTACAGTATCTCCCGAAACCAATTCCTGATTTTGGGCTATTACAAAATCTTTATTTAGTAAATCTGGATATTTACCTATTAAAAATTCCTTTAAATCTGCTATAGAAACCGCGGTAACCACTACCATTTCCGAACGAGATCCCGTTACCTCTGCAAGCATACCAAAATAGTGGATTTCAATAGTCATTCTGTATTCTTTATTTCTCTTTACTTATTATTTTAAAATTAAATACCTTCTAAAGTTTGAAGCTCTTGGTCTAAAAATGACCAACATTTTGTATTTATTCTATCAAAAGCACGAATTAGGTTTTTACCATACGGTGTAATTATGGTGCCTCCTCCATTTTGTCCTCCTACCGATGTAACGACAACTGCTTCTTTGGCCGATTTGTTAACGGCATCTATAAGAGTCCATGCTTTTTTATACGACATTCCAATTGACTTTGCGGCTTTTGATAACGATCCAGTTGCATCTATTTCCTTTAACAATCGTACTCTCCCCTCACCCAGCAAAACATTGTCCCCTACCTCTATCCATATTCTACTCTTAATTTTATAATCTATCATAACTAAATAACTTATTTATTGGGCAGTAAAATTGTTTTTACGTTTTCACCTTTCTTTTTATTCGAAGAATGCTCGGGTAAGAAAACGAGCACATTGGCTTCTACAATAGACTTGACCATGGCGGAACTTTGCCCTGTTAAAACTTCAACACCTGAACCTTGTAACCTTGCTTTTAAAAATTGCGCCCTAGAACCAAGAACGGTATAATCATTCAACAATGGCAGTGTAACACTGGTAAGATTTACTTGCTGTGCACCCTCATATTTTTTCAAAAGCGGATATACATATATATAAAAACAAGTAAGTGCCGCTGCGGGATTCCCTGGCAAGCCAAATATACTTGTTCGCTCTTTTTTTCCGAAAAAAAGAGGCTTGCCCGGTTTCTGTTTTACGCCATGAAAAATCTTTTGTACACCAATAACTTCTAATGCCTTCCCTACAAAATCATAGTCACCTACAGAAACCCCTCCCGTAACAATCATAATATCATAATCATTAATGGTATCCTTTAGGGTTTTAATAGTTTTATTAAGATCATCCTTAATAGCAATAACCGTAGTTCTGTTATAGCCTAGTTCCTCTAGAACAGAGGTAAGCATTGCACCGTTAGATTCATATATTTCTCCATAAGACAACACGCTACCGGGACGCACGAGCTCGTTCCCTGTAACAACGATTGCTATGGATGGTTTTTTATAAACCCTAACTTTAACTACCCCCAAACTGGCAAGGAAGCCAATATGTACGCCCTTAACGATAGTTCCTTTATTCAGGGCAATATCACCTATTTTTATCTGTTCCCCTTTGGTCCTTATATTCATATCTGACACCAAGGAACCGTTTACTAAAATGGTATCGCCAGAAATGACCACTTTCTCCTGCATCACTACTACATTGGCGGTATCGGGCACTGGAGCTCCTGTAAATATCCTAACCGCCTCTCCTATCTTTAAATTTGGGTTGACACTATCGCCTGCCTGAATTTCGCCAATTAAAGAATATGTAAGTGAATTAGTATTAGATAAAGCATAGCCATCCATGGCAGATTGCCTAAACGGCGGTAAATCTATTCTTGAAATAACATCTTCTGCTAGAACATGGTCCAATGCATCTTTTAGCGAAATTTCTATAATCTCTGTTTGTTTTGAGCCGTGTAACAAAACCAATTCCAAAGCTGTAGCAGTGTCTATCATTTTACTAATACTGTTTTTTATCGCCTACGGATTTAGGATTTGATTTTCTAACCATTAGCTATATCTTCTTTTACTAAACCGGTAAAACTTCACTATTTACCCATTTCTCTCCCATGAAAATTTGAAAACCTTTTAGCGCCATTAAAGATACAAAATCGTTATTTCTGCTCAAATATAACGCCCATTAATTATTCTTTTTTATGATATTTGTCATGCTTTATAGCCATTCGCTCCTTTATTTTTGTTCCCCTGTTAAAAATTAGTTAAGGAAAATTGATTATTTTTATACGTAAACAATCACTTTAAAATGCCAATAAAAAGTTACTTAGCCCATGCCGTTACAGGGAAAAAAGAGGAATTAAAAAATGCCTTGTTAAGGTTACCTCAATGCGAAGTAGTTCTCGCAGAAAACCAAGACATAATAGCCCTAGTGACCGATACGGTTAATGAAGATGAAGAAGATTTGCTTAAAGAAAAAATAGAGACTATTCCTAGTCTAAAGCTACTATCACTTGTTTCTGGCTTTCAAACACCTCAAAATTAAAATCTCCATGCATACACCTACCACCAATAGAAGAAATTTTATTAAAAAAATGGCCATGTTGTCCGCCATGACAGCAGCGGCATCAATGTTTCCTGGAATTATGTTTGCCAAGGAACAGGAAGAAGGAATTCCCTTAGATGCCAATTTAGATTGGAAAAAAGGACCTTGCCGATTCTGTGGAGTAGGATGTGGCATTTTAGTGGGCACAGAAAATGGAAAGGCGGTTGCGGTAAAAGGAGACCCGAACTCATCTGTAAACAAAGGCTTATTGTGTGTAAAAGGTTACCATCAAATTATGTGTTTGCAATCTAAGGACAGGTTGAACCACGCATTGGTGAAGAAGAATGGAAAATATGTTAAAACTCCAATCCATGAAGCCTTAGACCTTGTTGCCAGCAAAATGAAAGAGACTATTCAAAATCATGGTAAAGATTCTGTAGCCATGTACACCTCTGGACAATCTACAATTCCCGAAGGTTATATAGCTTCTAAATTAATGAAGGGTGCTATTGGCACCAATAATCTAGATTGTAATGCACGACTTTGTATGGCAAGTGCCGTTACCGGGTTTATGACCTCTTTTGGAATTGATGAACCAATGGGTTGTTATGAAGATATAGATTATGCCGATTATTTTGTTACATGGGGAAATAACATGGCAGAAATGCACCCTGTTCTATTCTCCAGAATGCTGGAACAAAAAGCTACGCGTGGTGCACAAATAATTGATTTTGCCACGAGAACAACACG
The genomic region above belongs to Maribacter hydrothermalis and contains:
- a CDS encoding MoaD/ThiS family protein, which translates into the protein MTIEIHYFGMLAEVTGSRSEMVVVTAVSIADLKEFLIGKYPDLLNKDFVIAQNQELVSGDTVLTGQEIALLPPFAGG
- a CDS encoding DUF7738 domain-containing protein, which gives rise to MGLFDFRDVNKRKKKKDRVIIACTPSGILINDTPISFPTNYTILKNILGEASRIEPIKQTKNNVYLWDDLGIYCSTADAQKMLMILLVEDNRYGLGHQPKSNFTGIVTIDDKPIAENIQNVSQDRPYMIRSINKENNQVAIALGWNPGI
- a CDS encoding molybdenum cofactor biosynthesis protein MoaE, with the protein product MEYKNVFVKGAIASEFIANSIAKHQSKTNIGAHNIFLGQVRADEIDGKAVAAIEYSAYEKMANKKFHEIREATFNKYNLTCMHIYHSLGVVKTGDICLFVFVSSPRRKIVFEALEYVVEAIKAEVPVFGKEVFDDKSHQWKVNS
- the moaCB gene encoding bifunctional molybdenum cofactor biosynthesis protein MoaC/MoaB, coding for MVDITHKSSTLRTATAQAIVKVSRQETIEAILNKTVPKGDVLAMSKAAGLLGVKKTPELLPDCHPLPIEFTGIEYEINGLEITVLVTVKTIYKTGVEVEAMHGASVVALNMYDMLKPIDKDIELFHIKLVEKKGGKSSFQDKFRRDLNAVIIVCSDSITEGKKEDRAGKAIIAKLEECAVNIQDYIIIPDEAAIIQEKAKHYQANGADLIIYTGGTGLSMRDVTPEALKPLLDRTIPGIEEAIRKYGQERMPYAMLSRSVAGTIKNTLVLALPGSTNGARESMDAIFPSVLHVFRILKGARH
- a CDS encoding alginate export family protein, whose translation is MLNQRLFILLLFLIILGFIPLSAQTLEVDADVRARFEYRHGFNNLFPDNADPAAFVNQRTRLDFNYTAEKLQLFIAVQDVSIWGDTRQILAVDGNDSFSLFEAWGQLQLNENWSTKLGRQVISYDDQRIFGGLDWAMQGRFHDAAIIKYKKGDFMLDLGGAFSQESERNAGNDFNIQGFFTYKAMQYAYLKKTWEKSSASLLFLNTGFQDFDINNSADGVSYRHTMGSYFKFPVQNVNFAGSAYYQFGKANAVTDLAAYQLALEGTYKANKILYGLGVEVLSGTDQDGATDNNSFFPLYGTNHKFNGFMDYFYVGNHANNVGLNDVYAKAIFTTGEKSNLLVKAHYFSANADLIGNADAYLGTEIDVVYTRALMKNVKLNVGYSQMFASESMSLIKGGTPNDNTNNWGWVQLIVNPNLFKTDLGASN
- a CDS encoding aminotransferase class III-fold pyridoxal phosphate-dependent enzyme → MDYNKLNITTIQAVKIAWNLFRIKGTAKALPGELDFNFKISDDNGSDYILKISRPDEKESYLNFQQEILQHLSLNAKDLITPKVITDFKGNSISEFVDDYGQLRKVRLLSWIQGRVWSGINPQLDDLRYSLGRQCGKLTKALQGFIHPEANRDFEWDVAQGAWTEKHIDLFKDEEKEILTYFQNTFKNAQPAYSTLRKAVMHNDANDNNIIVTASLVAPKVVSAIDYGDSVYTQIINDLAITCAYAIMHHNDPLQAALPIVKGYHKNFSLTPQELEHLYICIAMRLVISVTKSAINKITEPDNSYLLISEAPAWELLKKWRKVSADYAYYSFREVCGFNSHPKEKKFNIWARGKNLNLSQLFPTLQKNQVHHIDLSVSSKWLGHESEFNDLDFFQYKLDKLQKQHPENILAGGYMEPRSFYTASSFEKIGNHGRENRTIHLGVDFWLSSNTPVHAILNGEVVTSVFDNSFKNYGGLLILKHNEGDLIFYTLYGHLSKSSITKIKTGDQIKMGDHIGNLGESTENGNWAPHLHFQVMLSMLDYKLDFPGVAYFNQKQVWQGICPNPMLLFKNNEIEVKSEIPNDELITYRKNHLGKSLSLQYKVPVKMVRGSGQYLLDQYGRKYLDTVNNVAHVGHEHSAVVKVGQQQMALINTNSRYLHDNINELAQELLETMPKELSVLHFVNSGSEANELAIRMVKSVTNEKDIIASEVGYHGNSNMCIDISSYKFDGKGGKGAPEHTHIFPLPDSFRGKYKGENTGELYAKEVKKQIDIVQSKGRGIGALIVEPIISCGGQIELPKGFLQKAYQYIRAAGGLCISDEVQVGCGRLGKTFWGFQLHNVIPDIITIGKPLGNGHPLAAVACTPEVAEKFANGMEYFNTFGGNPVSCAIGAEVLRTVKREGLQNHALKIGEYLKTELQKLAIEFQIIGDVRGQGLFLGFELVDFENNPLGKHADYLANRMKDHGILLSTDGPDHNVIKIKPPMVFTKENAQELIFYLKKILAENFMTTY
- the moaA gene encoding GTP 3',8-cyclase MoaA codes for the protein MMKPSSILTDTFGREHTYLRISLTERCNLRCTYCMPADGIALSPKSHIMTYEEIYTIAKEFVDNGVTKIRLTGGEPLVRKDVGLIMEKLATLPVELAITTNGVIVDKFIEQFKKIGLRKINVSLDSLNNDKNTAITRRDYFTKVYNNIQLLIKEGFDVKVNCVLMKGFNEHEIIDFIELTKTHPLQIRFIEFMPFDGNKWNLDKLVSLEDILKEVYSHYDVNSFVRLKDAPNDTAKNYQIKNYKGSFAVISSVTNPFCDSCNRIRLTANGQLKNCLFSTSESDLLTPLREGKSIATVIQKAVLAKKKIRSGMETLEQFKDPDSHNNRSMIAIGG
- a CDS encoding winged helix-turn-helix domain-containing protein, whose translation is MIDYKIKSRIWIEVGDNVLLGEGRVRLLKEIDATGSLSKAAKSIGMSYKKAWTLIDAVNKSAKEAVVVTSVGGQNGGGTIITPYGKNLIRAFDRINTKCWSFLDQELQTLEGI